The following nucleotide sequence is from Desulfomonilaceae bacterium.
TAGCTTTGAACGCTGTCCCGTGATTCTTTCTACTTCCTTTAGCCATTTTTACTGCTCCTTCTGTTTTGATTAATTTAGAGCAGCTCTTGCACCTAAGCCAATGTCCTTTTTTCCTGGACCATTACTCTTCAATAATATTAGGATTGGCGTCATAGCCAAAGACTCGGGAGCCCATGATCATTTCATGGGTTCAATTATTTTAGGCCCTTCGCTGAGTATGAAAGATTGTGCGATTGTAAACGCCCTTGATTAATAATTATTAATGTTATAGTCTAAAAAAGTGATATAATTAGCTCGGTATTATAAGGGTAACACTATTGTTTGACAAAACCCGCAATGACGGGGAACAACTCTGATGTCTATAGACAAGCCAGTTCCGCAAAATAAACCTGGAATCGGCTCGACGCCATGGGATCCGTCGGCTTTTCCTCATGGGCATCCCCCCTTCCCTTATCAATATTCACAGGGGCCCGGGGTTTCCGGTTACGGACAAGCGGATGATCCTGATGGCTCGACAAAAAACTTTAAAGACTATCTAGACGTAATTATACGGCGACGTATGGCCGTTTTGCTGTTTCTTGTAGTAGCGGTTATTGTTACTATCCTCTATTTGTTTTACGCTACCCCTCTTTACACCTCTGTCGCTCGCCTTGAAATCATCGACAAAAAAGATAAATCAGAAAAGAGGCTTACTGGTGAGGACGTAGATCCTCGTGCCAATACCAGCACTCAGATCGAAATCCTGAAATCCAAGACGTTGGGCGAAGCCGTCGTGGACCGCATGAAACTTGCTGAAAGCAAAGGAGATGAAGCGGCCAATTTTTCTTTGATTGGTATTCCACGTCATTTGTTTGCAACGATTTCGGCATGGATAAAAGGCGCTTCTCATGATGAGAATAGCGATGATAAGGGCGCTCAGAGACGCTCAGCCTTGGGAGGCTCATTGGCCAAGAATTTGCAAGCTAAACCCGTTAGAGCGAGTAACCTTCTGGAAGTGTCCATCACCGCTACATCACCACAATTGGCCCATGATCTTCTCACAAATTACCTTGACACATATTTGACAAACAATTTGGAAAAAAGAAGAGGTGAAACCTTACAGGTAAGTCAGTGGTTGAGAGACGAAGCGAATACTACTGAAACAAAATTAAGGACGGCAGAGTCTAAACTCCTCGATTTTGCGGTGGATCACAGCGTACTCCTGTCTGCTGACGGAGCATTGGGCCAAGTCATGTCCCTATTAAACAAGAGATTTGAGGGGCAATGGCGTTCTGAAGAAACCAAACTAAAGGCTCAAGCGCTGAAAGATTTAAAATTTCCTGGGGCTGGTCCTGCTCCCAGTCAAGCTGACCAGACTTACGTGAATAAACTTAGAGAAGAACACTCGAAGCTGGAAGCTGACTATACACAGATGCGTGGGGTTTATTCCCCTACTTATCCTAAAATGGTCCTGATGAAGCGAAAAATGAAATTCCTTGAGGATAAAATTGCTCAAGTGGAACGAAATGTCGTTTCTGGATCGATAGAATCTGCAGAAAAAGAAGAAAATCTTTACAAGGTACAGGTGGATGAAGCCAAACGGGAGGTAACCAGAGTAAAGGCGCTCGAAGCGGAATTCTCAATCCTCAAAAAAGAGGTTGAGTCAAATTCCGAGTTTCTCAAGTTGATTATGAAGGAAATTCAGGAGACGGATATAAAAGGAAGAACCATTAGTAACAATATGGTCATTGTAGATCAACCGACTACGCCCAGATCCCCTTCCTGGCCGAAGAAGGATCTCGTTCTGTTGATCGGATTGGCGGTCGGCCTCATAGGCGGAGTGGGATGCGCTTTTGTTTGGGAGAGCATGGATGACACAATTCAGAACCCTGACGATTTGAGTAAGTTCCTTCATATACGACGTTTGGGCGTTATTCCGGATGTTTCAAAAACGGGAAGTTATGGGGATAACGAACTGTCGCAAGGCGTTGTTGAATTTTTAGCATATTCCCGCCCCAAGACTCCTCTGGCAGATTCGTTAAGAAATCTACAAATGTCAATACTGTTTTCAAACCCCGGGTTTCAAATGAAAAGCTTTTGCTTTTCCAGCGCATTGCCTTCTGAAGGTAAGACTTTGTTGGCAGTGTCCTTCGCTTCTATTCTCTGCAGTGGGAATAGCCCAAGAGTCGTGGTCGTTGACATGGATTTGCGTAAACCTCGAATCCATTCAGTTTTCGGTGTTCCGGGAACGACTCCTGGTATTTCGAATGTTCTAAGTGCGAACGGCAATGCCATGCCGCTATCCGAGGTCATTCATGCGCATAATGCGGTCGCGGGGCTGTATTTTGTCACCTCTGGCCCGGTGCCGTCCGATTCAGTAAGTCTGCTGCACTCTTTTAACCTGAAAAAGGTTATAGATGAACTATATTCGACATTTGATTACGTCGTGTTTGATTGTCCACCTGTTTTGGGGTTTCCTGATACCCCTATCCTGGCTCGATTTTTGGATGGCGTGGTCTTGGTCGCTCGGCAGGGTTACGTAGGTAAGAATGAAGTAGCCGAAGCAATTGATCAGGTTACCGCAATTGATGGAGTAAATCTTTTGGGCCTGGTGTTTAATCGAACTTATGCTCCGGCTCTATATGGTTATGGGTACAAATACGGCTATCGTTATCGAGGGCACTATTACCACCAGAGCTACAAGTATTACCACGATTCATAGGTTTGTTTTACTTAGTTGGCCAGGCTGGAAAGCTTTTGTCTGGGCCTATGTCTTGTTAGCGAGCTTCCCTACCTCTTCATGGCCGTGATTTTGAGTCAGCCTTTCGAGAGAGCGCTCGATCTGGCATTCTGGTCGATCGACATTAGGCGTTTATTGTAATCAGCCCGACTATCTTCTTTTGATTTTTCATATAGAACTGATGGTCGATCTGACGTTCAGACTTATAATCGTGTAACTTTTTAATCGTTTCGTAATCGTAGGTCAATACGTCGTCTGCAAGGCTTAAGGTCGAGCCCCCCGCTGCGAAAATCATGACAAGTGGAAGCAGCACAGCCACTGCGTTGTAATGGGTCGGTTTGACAAAGCTATGGGGAATTTTAGAAAACCACAGCCCTTGCCTCAAGCCGAGAGGCAACAACAATTTATCTTGCCCCCGACCACAGGCTCATTAACTCAACGAACCGCCTGTCCACCCTAATGAATAAAGATGGCGCAGAAGCCTAGCTCAGGTTCCAGTCGAGCCGCCACCACCGCCGCCACCACCACCGCCACAGGCTAGAAGCAAAAATGTCAGTACCGGCAAAAGGAACAACAGATAGGCAACATATTTGCGGCTAGACACTTCAAAACCGTCCAAATTTTCAGATTGAGCGCTAACCACTTTAGATAATAATTCTTTCATCTGCCCAGATACCTCCTTACGTTTACTTGACTCGTGGCAATTATTATGACCATTGTTGGTGGCATAATGAGTTTGTAAACTAATTCCCTATTTAACAGTATAGATTGATTATTATTTTTTTCAACCATTTTCTTTCTATTTTCTTGCGAATAAGAAGGGAAGTAGATGTTGACTAGACTCATAAGAATGGACCACAAATAAGTATTTATCACAAATAGAATTAAATGCAAAACCGCTAAATTGCTGAATGGCCGCGGTAAATGCCCTATGATTCCAACTCGGAATTAGACGAGAAATCTCAAGATGAATTCTCTTCTCATTAAAGCCGGCGTTTGCACGCTTTTGCTCAACTCGAATTCCATTATTATTGGGTGAACTATCATCAGGGAAAGCCTTCAGACTCTGCCCGTTTCCTAATGATGCGCGTTTCTGAGGTGAATTAGGACCACAAAAACACTTTTGCAAGAGGCTTATTTTTCATGAATTCACGATGGGAATGTGTAGCAGCATTGCTGCTGATATGGACGGTTGCCGTTTACATAGTCGATCCCGTTGGAGAGTTCATGGTCAACGACGACTTCGCTTATACATCCGCTTTGGAAAAGCTCAGCAACGAAAAAACTTTGGGACCTACCTGGCTTGGCCCAAAAGGCTTGGGAGGGGGTCCAGCCCTCATTTCGCATTTGCTATGGGGTAATCTTTTTTCAAAAGTTTTTGGATATACTTTTACCATTCTGAGAATCTCTGTACTCGTTATGGCCGTCATGGGCTCTCTTGC
It contains:
- a CDS encoding Wzz/FepE/Etk N-terminal domain-containing protein is translated as MSIDKPVPQNKPGIGSTPWDPSAFPHGHPPFPYQYSQGPGVSGYGQADDPDGSTKNFKDYLDVIIRRRMAVLLFLVVAVIVTILYLFYATPLYTSVARLEIIDKKDKSEKRLTGEDVDPRANTSTQIEILKSKTLGEAVVDRMKLAESKGDEAANFSLIGIPRHLFATISAWIKGASHDENSDDKGAQRRSALGGSLAKNLQAKPVRASNLLEVSITATSPQLAHDLLTNYLDTYLTNNLEKRRGETLQVSQWLRDEANTTETKLRTAESKLLDFAVDHSVLLSADGALGQVMSLLNKRFEGQWRSEETKLKAQALKDLKFPGAGPAPSQADQTYVNKLREEHSKLEADYTQMRGVYSPTYPKMVLMKRKMKFLEDKIAQVERNVVSGSIESAEKEENLYKVQVDEAKREVTRVKALEAEFSILKKEVESNSEFLKLIMKEIQETDIKGRTISNNMVIVDQPTTPRSPSWPKKDLVLLIGLAVGLIGGVGCAFVWESMDDTIQNPDDLSKFLHIRRLGVIPDVSKTGSYGDNELSQGVVEFLAYSRPKTPLADSLRNLQMSILFSNPGFQMKSFCFSSALPSEGKTLLAVSFASILCSGNSPRVVVVDMDLRKPRIHSVFGVPGTTPGISNVLSANGNAMPLSEVIHAHNAVAGLYFVTSGPVPSDSVSLLHSFNLKKVIDELYSTFDYVVFDCPPVLGFPDTPILARFLDGVVLVARQGYVGKNEVAEAIDQVTAIDGVNLLGLVFNRTYAPALYGYGYKYGYRYRGHYYHQSYKYYHDS